The region ATAATTCTTGAATTTATGAGTAAACTTTGGTGTGATTGCttcaggaaatattttaaatcctaTATTAAGTGCAAGGTTTATGAGCTCAAGCATGAGCAGTTGCCACATTAGAACTAAACTGAGGGACAATTCGTGGGAGTGCGGATTTATTCGTTGTAGTGGTAAGTAAAAAACAAGTAGGCCTAAATGGCAAATTTGCGCTATTACCATTTTTGCCTTTGCCGGCGATAACGGTGATACTTTTTGACAttatgattgttttattttcttcgtATCTGTTTATTATATCCGTCCATATCAGTATTTTTTCCTCAGGTGAGAAATGCGCTGCTCGGGTACGGTGCATTCTGTATTGTCATAGGCTCATTATTGCCGACTCGAACACTTTATAAACAAAGCGCGTGTTCACTTAGCAAGTTGATAACCACTCACTAATTGTGCTCTTCTGTAATATCTGTGAGTttctcagtgtgcagtgtttatCCTGTTAAACAAGTGTTCAAGCACATTTAAGTAATTTGCACGCTCCAAATGACCCAAAATATTAGGTAGCAGTCTTTGCTGGCCAGGGTGTCGCAACCGTCCCAGACATCAGTTTCTAAAGTGGAattcataaatgtaatgtatgaaaGCCTCATTGTCTCCAGCTGCTGATCACTTTAAGATACCTTTCACTGTGAAACTGGAGATGTCAAGGTGTCAATCCTATGAATGGGGGAACTTCCCAGAAGTGACAGGCTGTGTGTTGATGTATGCCATATTCCCATCAAATGTCTGTGTACACCGGATGCCGAGAAGTACAAGTATTGCAAGAACTGGTTTTCTATTAATGTCCAAGCATTACGCACTCGAGACTAAGTTTACACCGTACATTGGAAGGATGCAACTTACGATTCCAGAATTTTCCATATTTTCAAATTCTCCTCTTTGTACACTCAGATCAAAGGAGGAGACCacggtggatttttttttgatgacaGTGGGTATGCTCATTGCTCAGAACAACAGAGATGTtgaatgctgactgtaaattttatgcgcaatcctgttcatgtgattagcaaaaggaaacagccaggaacaaatacaaataagaaataaaaaagccaaaatgtttctggaaacaaaaaaaaaaaaaagttaacaaattaaatgcgcatgcatacacacatacgcagtcacatacacacccacccgcacgcacgcgcacacacacacactcacaaatgtaACACCGCCACCTCAGTCACAGAACTAATTCTGTAAAAATACtggtttattaaatttattttcagtctaTTGACAAAAACAATGCCATTCTACAAAAATATTCATCAAATTTATGGTGTCCTCACCAAGTATCCAGTCTACAAGAGGCTTTTCCCATTGTTCACGACAGGATCCAGGCCTGACAATTTTTGGTGTCAAGTTCAAACTGAATGGTGAATTCCACCGGCATAAGCAAATGAAATAACCAGGCTGAAGTTATGGCTCCACAAGCACTTGGCTACCAAAGGTGATGGTGACTCTCAGATGCACATTAGAGGGACAGTCAGGCTTTATTTTTCTAGATGCAGTCTTGGACAGGCCAAACTCCATAGCCGCCTTCACTTTGCACTCTCCCAGTGACCCAGGCTGGCCTCAGAGAAGGTCTAACAGGCAGTGGCACAGGGTCAGATGGTCATGCTGGGGTTGCAATGGGGTCAGTGGTCACGATGATGCAAAGCAAGATCAGAGGTTATCGCTTCTCTGGCAGGGGAATCTGCAGCTTGCGCAGAGAGCTGGTGAAGAACTTGGGCAGAGGGCACTGGACTGTGATGTCGCCCTTACCGCTGATCCCTGGCAGAGTCAGCTGAGAGGCATGCAAGTGGAGAGGAAGATAACGTGCTTTACTCTGCTCTAAACCCAACTTCCGCAGAACCCCTTCAGGCAACTTCTGTAGGGAAAACAACAAGGGTTTGTTTTTATCTGTGTAAAGGACCAGAGCAGAACTGTAAGGAATCATGAATGTTATTCACAGAAGTGGTCAGTTAGCACACAATGGCTCATGCTGCCTTGATTGGACAGCTACCCTTTTCATTAAATCAAGAATTCTGCATTTTCTGTTCATATACAGAGCCACAACTGATCACTGCTTCTCATATATGGGCCTATACCTGAACAGCTCCTATACCATGCCTACACTCAGGTTGAAAATCCAAATAACCCCCATATGTTAGTACCTTAAACCATAATCTACAACCCCAGAAAACCCAGTAAATACCACTGTGGAGAAAGTGTGCTGCtagctgtgctgcaggtttgtGGCAGGTGTGCTCTTACCTGTGGGGCCAGTTTATTCCAGTGGGAATATTTGTGGTCCCCAAGGATGGTGCAGCCGAGAGCGTAGGCCATATGAACCCGGATCTGATGCTTCACACCTAAACATGAGAGGGGCCTTTCAATGGTACCTGCATCACTGTGTACAATATGCAGACcgagacacacggacacacacactgcagtcacacttGCACATGTGCCCACACAAGCCTTCCTGGTACAGCGTCTTCATTCACCCAGTGCACCATCCTTAAATATTCAGTGGTCACTAACATGGCACTATGTATCTGTGTGATAAGTGTTAaactgtgtactgtatgtggatGCATATGACACTGATTTAAGTGGATGCAGGTgcttgtatgtatatgtatgtgtgtatttgtgaatgtgtgtttgtgtatgactGTCAGGTTATTGAGTGCAAGTAGTACATGTCACTATGtctatctgtgtgcatgtttacgcATGTGTTAGTGTTCTTGTGTGCGTACATtgttgtgtgtgagcatgcatgtgtatgtgattttGTGTGCATGCCTATAAATTTGAtcaagtgcatttgtgtgcttttgtgtgtgtgtgtgtgtatgtgtctttgtgtataCCTGTGATAGGGCGGAGCTCCACCAGGCTACAGCCTCCAGAGCTGGCTAGAACTCGGTAGTGAGTCACAGCACCATGGGCCTGTTGATTGGCTCGAACCCGTGtcactccctctcctccttcactCAGTCTGTAAACTGGGCTAAGGGCCATCTAAGGGAACAAGGAGGAAACAGTtacaactgaaaataaagttaaattgtatttttaaaaatattcaggtaatatatatatatatatatatatatatatttatatacacacacacgcagcaactcaatgcatttaggcatgtagacatggtcaagacagtctgctgaagttcaaaccaagcatcagaatgggaaagaaaggtgatttaagtgactttggcatgattgttggtgccagacgagCTGGTtggagtatttcagaaactgctgatctctagagtttacagagaatggtctgaaaaagagaaaatataaagtgagcggcagttctctgggcgaaaatgccttgttgatggcagaggtcagaggagaatagccagactggtttgagctgatagaaaggcaacagtaactcaaataaccactcgttacaaccaaggtatgcagaagagcatctctgaatgcacaccatgtcaaaccttgaagcagatgggctacagcagcagaccACCACACAGcaggtgccactcctgtcacctaatgaagtggccggtgagtgtatataaacacacacctatCCTGGACATTGCAAATGCCACTATATAAATATCTAAAGTATCCATTATTTGCACACAAACTGCTTGGGTCAAtcaaaaacacactaaaactgcaataatattacaaaaaaacaaaaaagtgaattAACCCTTCTGTTAAATTACCCCTCCAGATGCACTTTAAAACCTTAGAAAGTATTCTATGTTGAATACGTGTAATATGggttgtgcataaaatttacaaacagtcagcattcatcatcacATATACctgaaatatgcacaaaaacaaaggtctgcaatTTAGATATCTTTGATTAGTGGACCACAAATTTTGCTCAAACAAGCACATTCCCAACTTCAGGAAAGTAGAGAGAACCTCTCTGTCTACAGTGGAAGAGTGTGAAAAAGGCACTCTGGTGACAAGTTCTGCACAAAAATCAAACCATATAGTGAAAGTCGTGCTTCAAAGAAGACATAAccataaaaaatacacttttgaGTGGAAGGGATCTTTAAACATGAGACGCGGACGAGcacccagcagggggagccctGGCCTACTTTGTAGTGGGGCTGGGGGCCGGAAATCGCTTTCTCCACAACAGGAATGTCAATCACTCCTTCTGAGGGTACAGGTACACCCACACTCAGCACCCTGAAAGACAGAATGCATACAACATACATATTACTGACAAGACACCACACCAAACACTCAACACTAATATCTATTGACACACCAAAAACACTCAACGCTAATCTGTAccaacacaccaaaaacactcAACGTGAATCTCTACTAACACATTAAATGCTCTTAATAATGCTCATCTCTACAAGCACTAAAAAATGCAACACTAATTGCTGCAAACACACTACAACACTCAACATGAATCTCTAACACACTCAACAGCTATCTCTACCAACACTCATCTCTTTACTAACACACCAGTCTCATCTACTCATTTCTCTGATTAGCCCTATAGGCTGGTTTATACTCAATTTCAGAGGAGCAACGGAGTATACACCAGCCTTATATTACAGTGGGCTCCGTCTCTGGCAATATGAAGCACTAACAAAACACATCAGCGCAAAATCTCCCATAATCATTGCACATGCACGAATATACAGCTCTGCAACCTGTAGGCATTCCATTCATTTGTTTCAACAACCCCCGTTTAAACAGACTGTACGTGTTAACTGGAGGTGAACAAGTGAACATGCTAACTTCTAGCTTATGCAGCTACACAATAATACACTGACTAACACATCTTATCATTATGGTCGTGTGGTCTGAGCACGGTTGGTCATTCACATTATTACACTAAAGCCCTGTTCGGGCGGGAAGTAATGTaaatttttcccttttcttttttcctggtAGGCGGGAATGAGTGATAAATACATATGGGAACAACCACGAGCCCCAGGCGGCTTTTTTCACTGATgcgcaattttaaaaatacgttACCGACGAGTCCTCCAATACTAAACCCGTCCAGATATTGCTTAACCCAGAAATCATTCAACTTAAAATATCTCTTCACCAGTATTTTTTCTCCACTTGATGAGTTCTGAATAGCTCTTGGACACGACTGGCTGCCATCTCACTCCTGGCCAGCAGCATTGTGCCAGTTGTCTCCTTGTCCAGTCGGTGGCAAAGGTGTAGTTCAGGTCCTGCCCTCATTCCATCAATCATCTTGGCCAGGATGGGTAGCACATCAGATATACTATTTCTGACTCCTGGTCCACCTGCAGAAGCAAGTGGTCCAAATGACTGAGTTCAGGGAACAGTACTCTCTAGGTCCTGATGATGAACAAATTCAACCAACGAAAACACAGATAACACCCTTCATCTGGTTTACTGGGTCTGGATTGATTGAATACTTTAAGGTGAAAACTAGTGACTATTATCATTTACATAGTTTAAAACAAACTAATTAGTATTGGTCGATTAACTAAAATTTTGGCTGATATTACTGATTGATTAAATGCACCAGATaccaattatttaatttcagcatATGACAAAATCgctgtaataataattatggaaTCATGCTAGGATGTAATTCAAGTTTCAtgccattccaaaaaaaaaaaaaaaacaggacacagGATCGTGTGGCCACCTTGGCATTTTAAAACGCGCATGGTAAATCATCCTCATTGGTTTGACCTACCATACCGCAGCCTTCAGACTTACGGTCTCACATGATAGTATTTTTACATGGGTGTAGCTATGCTCTGAGTGCGGTattggtgatgtgtgtgtacaaaCCGTGCACAGGTACGCCGTAGGGCTTGTTGATCGCGAGTAACTCTTGGTTGTGGAAAAGCAAGCCCCTGTGTAGGGCTTTTGCCAGCACGTTCGGGTGCACCACCTGCAGCTGGCGGGTCAGCTGTCGCAGTTCACGCACTTTCTTCTGCACTGGAGACAACTGTAGCTACTCCGCGCGGCGCACAGAATAAGAGAATGTTAGATATAGATTTAGATAACGAGAACAGTGACAGCCAAGCGAAGTGATAGTGACGTGCACATGAAGAAATCTAGGGTAGACACGACGTCACGATTTTATGACTTCAGCGAGCATGCTACTATATTATGCTACCGTTATGAGGTTTTACGAGCAAATTGACAATTAGGTAGCAAGTACAGTATCATCCCATTTAATCCATATAGTTAATACAACAATAAAGGCATCACAAACTGGGAGATAGCCTTGCACATCAGCAACCTGACAATGTTTCAGTTCTTGCGAGATCACACACCTAGCAAGCTACAAACCTTGTTAttgatttctgtttttccacGCCGAATTGCCTGTGCCAAATCTTCTGCTTTTATGTCTGGTTTATTGTTCACAGCGGCCCTTGTCAAGTCTAACTTCTGGGTAACTGTAGCGTTCGAACGGGCAATCACAAAACGCGAATGTCGGGGCAGGCTCCAAGGTCGTGTTTTGTCCAAACGTAGGTGAATCCAAAATGGTCCATGCTGACACAGACTAAAAGCCCTTACACCTTTCATTGCCGCAGAGCCCCAATTCACAAGCctgatttaataaatattctCAATGCCACCTACACAGAGCGTGCTTCCATATGTAGCTAGTATGAGTTGTGAAGTGGAGGAGAGTCACGTGAAACGTATACTTCCGGTGAATTAGCGGCAATTGAGTTTCAaaattaaagtgcagatttaaAACTACGTCATATAGTACAGATAATCCTCACATCATTTTAACAAATGAAGCATTATCGTGATGGTTTATTTGAGTAGTTTTCGttcaaaaataaagacattatTTGCACTTTATTGGGGAAATTGTCTAAATGACAAAGCTAAATTAATTCCCTAGAAGGCTGGAGTCATAGCCCATACTCAgctgaaattcaaattcagcaaGAGCTTTATTTACATATGGGATGCTTTCCAACAAGAATTCAACTGCCTGTGGAATTCCCAgactgtttcaaaataaaagggCAATTGGTGGGCGGTATGTCATTCACCAAGTTATGGCTTGGCAGGACATGCCCCATACCTGTGCAgcagagtttggcacttttcagggtttcctaccaaaatgaccacagactctcagtccTTGAACTTCAGTACCTTCTCACTTTATGTAAAgaaattcacacattttttcccatttttgtgaaaagaaaaaagggtaTTGCTTTCTGTGCATCCAGATAAggggcaatgcttaggcattttcacaatttctgTCCAAATATACATACACCCCTATGCACGTTGCCTGTATACATAGAAACATATATTTCATTGTTATATGTATATTAGTCATAggttaaatacatacattttaatcaatCCTTATCCCTGCATGTGCCTGATCCCCTGAATCCACTACAAATGAACAGAAGGCACAGAAACATTATTGGGCAATGGTAAATCCAAAACCAGCTTACAGGGATTTAAGGACCATGAGGTGCATCCTCTTACTAAAAGACAGTGCTTTGACATGACAAGCCACCGGACAGCCTGTCAGTTCACTAGGCCTACTTGGACAACATTTCGAGCTAGCAGTCTAACCGCTACAGTCCAAATGCTCCTCACACATTTGGTTCGTTTTACCCATCGACCGTATGAAAATAGGTTCGACCCACCCCATCCCCACGGTCTATAAAATCTCCTAtaccacgccccccccctcccccctcccccccttcagtCCGTGGACGCGCCTACTGTCCCCCATTATCCCCCGCACATGGGCGCGCCTCCTACCCCTATTACCGCCCCGATGCGCGCACACAGAGACGGCTGAATGCTAGCCAAAGGAAGCGAATCAGAGGGAAATCACCGCCGCTGGAAAACGGTAAAGAAGCATCTGGTAAGTCAACTTTATTTTCGGATTCATTGGCAAAGATTTCTGAGGTGAATTTCCCTGTacgaaacaaacaaagaaaggTGCAAGTTAAAGTTTTGTTCTTGTCAAATCGTTAGCGAAAGTTGCTGCTACACTGCTGTTTTCCTCTTCAGCCAATGCAACCTCTTTGTCGCTTCCGCCCGACGAAATCTTCAAAAAACTAGCTATCGATAGCTAGCAGCTCTCTTCATCCAATCGCACACTACCGTTACATATTTTGCTAATCCAATTAGCACCATTATTTTCTTCAACAAACCTGACTTATTAGCTAATCAACTCTGAACCTTCAAGGTACTGTTAGTAACTGGTTAACTTACaacaaatcttttttgtttccatAGACGAATATTGCTAACTTATGTTACCAACAGCTACTGTTTAACTTTAATTAAGTTTTATCAGTAAGCTATGGCTAACTTCACTTTCGTGTCATAGTCCATATTGTTTTGTAAGGTAGCCAGCGCACATTCGCAATTTCGGAGACTAATGGGTAATAGCTTGCTACAAATGCTATCCGTTTCGCTAGCTGGCTAACGGTCGCACAGTCAAACGGCAGCTAACGTTATAGTAAGTCAGTTGGGTGAGTGGCAAGCTTAGGTATCCAGACATTGCTTCTAAATTTAGCTTTCTTGCGAAGGTAACTTAAAACAACTTTACAGAAAGTGATAGAGAGTCACGCGTTTTCACGTTTTGGCAAAAACCTTGAGGTGGTTAAAATGATTGAATGACGGAGTGACTAACATTAGGTAGCATTAGCGTATCTAGCTAGCTCAATGTACAGGCGAATGCTTTTCCACTTCATAGTGTAATGGTGCCGTCATGAAGTAGGTAAGTATCCTGCCGACCATACTCTCCGTCCCAGCGCAAGTCAACAGTGGCTCATTGGTGAGATCAACTACTACGCATTGTGGTCTAAGCAGTGGTAGCTACACACACAAGTCCAGTTtgtgtgttgtggttgtggAGACGTATTTCTTGAAGATATAAGTTATTGCAACATCCTGGAAAGGAGAGAACCAGCATTCCCTTAATTCAGGGATTTTGTCTGAACGATGATCACAGTTCCTGAAATATTACaagcttttaatttgttttaatgaccTGCTTTTAATATCTAAGTGATGATCTGCCCTCTTATTGCCACACTGGGTGAGAAATAGAGATATTAATTTGATAATTAATATTCTTTATTTGCTTAGGGACTTTTAATCAGTCAGGTCAGTTCAGACAACTACtactttaattttctgtagTGTGCGCTGTCAAATTATGGCATTTATATTTGAATTGACTTGATATACCTACAGCTGAAATCAATTAAATCATAATCATTGAAAGTTTTTCTCAACAGGTCACTGAAAATAAAGCACTTgttaagaaaaatgaattaagGCTAGGGATGGTGATTTTCTATTTTACAGATCAAGTGATCACATAATATGATCCATTTCAAATCAATTGGAAATGTGTTGTGAGACCATTGAGGGAGGGACTAAAAACGTGTTCATTTGCTAAGTGGTATAGGGTATGGAATATTTGCTGGAATACTTAAGTAACTTTTACATTGCTTTGTAATCGCATATTTAAAAAGTCATGTTTTGATtaaaattatgctttttgtcGGTAAGCTGTTATGTAAGCAGGATAATGACTGAGTGGCATTTAGCAGTTTGAATGTCCAGTGGAAAAAGTAGTAAATTCGCCATGGCAGTTTCCCTCAGTAATCAAAAATGCgtttcaaaatatgtatttgctttTCTGTTCACATTAGACAAAGTATCCtctattttattgtgtttaaaaaaaggttttgtttacatatgttaaattaataaacgGAACCAAGTTCCAACCCATAGTTGTACATCATAGcctttgtgagaaaaaatatttcataggCACGTATTTATTCATCCATTACTCATACCCATCCCTAGTTAGGACAGCAAATGGTATTGAATCGAACCTATATTGTATTAAAATCTAGTTAAGCACAAAATTGTCGAAGAACAtaagcaaattaatttgtcctttttttgttttctttaaattggTTATTGTTGCACCTATTCTAATTAAGGCTTCCATTATATACTAAGGC is a window of Anguilla anguilla isolate fAngAng1 chromosome 13, fAngAng1.pri, whole genome shotgun sequence DNA encoding:
- the rpusd4 gene encoding mitochondrial RNA pseudouridine synthase rpusd4 isoform X1, with the protein product MKGVRAFSLCQHGPFWIHLRLDKTRPWSLPRHSRFVIARSNATVTQKLDLTRAAVNNKPDIKAEDLAQAIRRGKTEINNKLQLSPVQKKVRELRQLTRQLQVVHPNVLAKALHRGLLFHNQELLAINKPYGVPVHGGPGVRNSISDVLPILAKMIDGMRAGPELHLCHRLDKETTGTMLLARSEMAASRVQELFRTHQVEKKYWVLSVGVPVPSEGVIDIPVVEKAISGPQPHYKMALSPVYRLSEGGEGVTRVRANQQAHGAVTHYRVLASSGGCSLVELRPITGVKHQIRVHMAYALGCTILGDHKYSHWNKLAPQKLPEGVLRKLGLEQSKARYLPLHLHASQLTLPGISGKGDITVQCPLPKFFTSSLRKLQIPLPEKR
- the rpusd4 gene encoding mitochondrial RNA pseudouridine synthase rpusd4 isoform X2 gives rise to the protein MKGVRAFSLCQHGPFWIHLRLDKTRPWSLPRHSRFVIARSNATVTQKLDLTRAAVNNKPDIKAEDLAQAIRRGKTEINNKLQLSPVQKKVRELRQLTRQLQVVHPNVLAKALHRGLLFHNQELLAINKPYGVPVHGGPGVRNSISDVLPILAKMIDGMRAGPELHLCHRLDKETTGTMLLARSEMAASRVQELFRTHQVEKKYWVLSVGVPVPSEGVIDIPVVEKAISGPQPHYKMALSPVYRLSEGGEGVTRVRANQQAHGAVTHYRVLASSGGCSLVELRPITGVKHQIRVHMAYALGCTILGDHKYSHWNKLAPQLPEGVLRKLGLEQSKARYLPLHLHASQLTLPGISGKGDITVQCPLPKFFTSSLRKLQIPLPEKR